Proteins co-encoded in one Alcanivorax sp. genomic window:
- the upp gene encoding uracil phosphoribosyltransferase has protein sequence MSVHEVRHPLVKHKLGLLRQQSLSTRSFRQLTAEIGSLLTYEATGDLELEDYQVDTWMGPAPAQRIKGKKVTVVPILRAGLGMLDGVLELIPSAKVSVVGVYRDEETLEPVAYFEKLAHDIDERVALVIDPMLATGGSLVACIDMLKKAGCTQIRALVLVAAPEGIEKVKAAHPDVDIYTASVDQGLNDEGYIMPGLGDAGDKIFGTR, from the coding sequence ATGTCGGTTCATGAAGTCCGCCACCCTCTTGTGAAACACAAGCTGGGCCTGTTGCGCCAGCAAAGCCTGAGTACCCGCAGCTTCCGTCAGTTGACGGCGGAAATCGGCAGCCTGCTTACCTATGAGGCCACAGGCGATCTGGAGCTGGAGGATTATCAGGTGGACACCTGGATGGGCCCGGCCCCGGCACAGCGGATCAAGGGCAAGAAGGTGACGGTGGTGCCGATCCTGCGCGCCGGGCTGGGTATGCTGGACGGTGTGCTGGAGTTGATTCCCAGTGCCAAGGTGAGTGTGGTGGGGGTCTACCGGGATGAGGAGACACTGGAGCCCGTTGCCTACTTTGAAAAGCTGGCCCATGACATTGATGAGCGTGTGGCACTGGTGATTGATCCCATGCTGGCTACCGGTGGCTCTCTGGTGGCCTGTATCGACATGCTCAAGAAGGCTGGCTGCACACAGATCCGTGCACTGGTGCTGGTGGCCGCTCCGGAGGGGATCGAGAAGGTGAAGGCTGCCCATCCTGACGTGGACATCTATACCGCGTCGGTGGATCAGGGGCTGAATGACGAGGGTTACATCATGCCGGGTCTGGGTGATGCCGGTGACAAGATTTTTGGTACCCGCTAA
- a CDS encoding uracil-xanthine permease family protein, translating into MSQPGFWNWKIVLIGAQMLFVAFGAMVLMPLLTGLDPSVALFTAGLGTLLFQWITRRSIPVFLASSFVFVAPISHGVEQWGVPATMGALFCTAIVYVILGGLVKWRGPGFLHRLMPPVVTGPIIMVIGLSLAPTAVNFAMGLGGNGEVRLFPYGEALFVSMVAMLTTLLVATLGHGLLRLLPILCGVLVGYLTALAMGMVDFTSVNQSSWLEVPAFIAPTFYWPAILFMVPVALAPAIEHVGDVLAISNVTGKDYIRKPGLHRTLTGDGVASMVAALFGGPPNTTYSEVTGAVMLTRVFNPVVMTWTAIFAIGLAFIGKFGQLLQSIPTPVMGGILILMFGSIASVGMNTLIKAQVDLHAQRNLVIVAVTLIFGIGGMVLGNGDFTLQGISLCGLVAVILNQVLPAAPEQADDLHEEAAFVDDLLEHAREPSQRDRD; encoded by the coding sequence ATGAGCCAGCCCGGATTCTGGAACTGGAAAATCGTCCTGATTGGGGCGCAAATGTTGTTTGTGGCCTTCGGGGCCATGGTGTTGATGCCTTTACTCACCGGGCTGGACCCCAGTGTGGCCCTGTTCACCGCGGGGCTGGGGACGCTGCTGTTTCAGTGGATCACCCGTCGTTCCATCCCCGTGTTTCTTGCCTCTTCATTTGTATTTGTGGCGCCCATTTCCCATGGGGTGGAACAGTGGGGCGTGCCCGCCACCATGGGGGCGCTGTTCTGCACCGCCATTGTCTATGTGATTCTGGGCGGGCTGGTGAAGTGGCGCGGCCCCGGCTTCCTGCACAGATTGATGCCGCCGGTGGTCACCGGGCCGATCATCATGGTGATTGGTTTGAGTCTGGCGCCCACTGCGGTGAACTTCGCCATGGGCCTGGGCGGCAATGGTGAGGTGCGCCTGTTCCCGTATGGCGAAGCCCTGTTTGTCTCCATGGTGGCGATGTTGACCACCTTGCTGGTCGCCACGCTGGGGCATGGCCTGTTGCGCCTGTTGCCCATTCTCTGCGGTGTACTGGTGGGCTATCTGACGGCACTGGCCATGGGTATGGTGGATTTCACCTCGGTGAACCAGTCCAGCTGGCTGGAAGTGCCTGCCTTTATTGCGCCGACTTTTTACTGGCCGGCCATTCTGTTCATGGTGCCGGTGGCGTTGGCGCCTGCCATTGAACATGTGGGGGATGTGCTGGCCATTAGCAACGTCACCGGCAAGGATTACATTCGCAAGCCCGGTCTGCACCGTACCCTTACCGGCGACGGGGTGGCGAGCATGGTGGCAGCCCTGTTCGGCGGCCCGCCCAATACCACTTATTCGGAGGTCACCGGGGCGGTGATGCTGACCCGTGTGTTCAATCCGGTGGTGATGACCTGGACGGCGATCTTCGCTATCGGTCTGGCATTCATCGGCAAGTTTGGCCAGCTTTTACAGAGTATCCCGACCCCTGTGATGGGCGGCATTCTGATTCTCATGTTCGGCTCCATCGCCAGCGTGGGCATGAACACCTTGATCAAGGCGCAGGTAGACCTGCATGCCCAGCGCAATCTGGTGATTGTGGCGGTGACGCTGATTTTCGGGATTGGCGGTATGGTGCTGGGCAATGGTGATTTCACCCTGCAGGGCATCAGTCTGTGTGGTCTGGTGGCGGTGATCCTCAACCAGGTGCTCCCCGCGGCCCCGGAGCAGGCCGATGATCTTCATGAAGAAGCCGCTTTTGTGGACGACTTGCTGGAGCATGCGCGTGAGCCGTCGCAACGCGATCGTGACTGA
- the murI gene encoding glutamate racemase — translation MTLSNPIGIFDSGIGGLSVARAVREHLPGENLLYVADSVHAPYGDKMDDFIRERMHAITGMLLERGAKVVVVACNTATTAAIAQLRDSYSVPIIGVEPGVKPAVLATRSGVVGVLATPRTLQTHSFESLAARFSSNVKLLVQPCPRLVHQIEALDFDSAMTRDLLEEYVSPLLAEGADTIVLGCTHYHFLAEQIAAVAGPDVTIISTQQAVAREVARRLEQHGLLAAGNREGQSGFVSTGNQTRFRTQLDTLWGEGGMIYPFP, via the coding sequence ATGACCCTCTCAAATCCCATCGGTATTTTTGACTCCGGCATCGGCGGCCTTTCCGTGGCCAGGGCAGTACGTGAGCATTTGCCAGGAGAAAACCTTCTCTATGTGGCGGACTCCGTCCATGCGCCCTACGGTGACAAGATGGATGACTTCATCCGTGAGCGCATGCATGCCATTACCGGGATGCTGCTGGAGCGCGGCGCCAAGGTGGTCGTGGTGGCCTGTAATACCGCCACCACCGCTGCCATCGCGCAGCTGCGCGACAGTTATTCGGTGCCCATCATCGGTGTCGAGCCGGGGGTAAAACCCGCGGTACTGGCAACCCGAAGCGGGGTAGTGGGCGTGCTGGCCACACCGCGCACCCTGCAAACCCATTCCTTTGAAAGCCTGGCCGCGCGCTTCAGCAGCAATGTGAAACTGCTGGTTCAACCTTGCCCCCGTCTGGTTCACCAGATCGAAGCGCTGGATTTCGATAGCGCCATGACCCGTGATCTGCTGGAGGAATATGTCTCTCCGTTGTTGGCCGAGGGGGCGGATACCATTGTGCTGGGCTGCACCCACTATCATTTTCTGGCCGAGCAGATTGCCGCCGTGGCGGGACCGGATGTGACCATCATCAGCACCCAGCAGGCGGTGGCCCGGGAAGTGGCGCGGCGGCTGGAGCAGCACGGGTTGCTGGCGGCAGGTAACAGGGAAGGGCAATCGGGCTTTGTTTCCACCGGCAACCAGACTCGCTTCAGGACACAGCTCGATACCCTGTGGGGTGAGGGTGGAATGATTTACCCCTTCCCGTAA